One genomic segment of Mytilus trossulus isolate FHL-02 chromosome 4, PNRI_Mtr1.1.1.hap1, whole genome shotgun sequence includes these proteins:
- the LOC134714569 gene encoding galactose-1-phosphate uridylyltransferase-like: MANFDPNEHPHIRFNPLKDEWVTVSPHRMKRPWQGQVEKPQESEVPRFDSKNPLCPGVTRPNGKVTPEYDSTYVFTNDFPALLEEGPEPAPSDDPLFQAAAGFGTCKVICFHPHSDVTLPIMSKEEVRAVIDKWAEINVDLGKKYTWVQIFENKGSINGCSNPHPHCQVWASSFLPNEPMVKDRTQKQYYTKHGAPMLVDYVKKELQKQERIVLQNDHWVWLVPYWAVWPYETMLLPRRHVLRIEDLTSEERDALADITKELLTKYDNMFEVSFPYSMGWHGAPTGPQLKGDNQHWQLHAMYYPPLLRSATVKKFMVGYEMLAQPQRDLTAEQAAEKLRNLPDIHYKLK, translated from the exons ATGGCAAATTTTGACCCGAATG aacATCCTCACATAAGATTTAACCCTTTAAAGGATGAATGGGTAACAGTTTCTCCACATCGTATGAAGCGACCATGGCAAGGACAAGTAGAAAAACCTCAGGAATCTGAAGTTCCAAGATTTGATTCAAAGAATCCTCTTTGTCCAGGAGTTACCAGACCAAATGGAAAA GTTACTCCAGAATATGACAGCACATATGTATTTACAAACGACTTTCCAGCATTACTTGAGGAAGGACCTGAACCAG CTCCAAGTGATGATCCGTTATTCCAAGCAGCCGCTGGATTTGGAACATGTAAAGTGATATGTTTTCATCCTCACTCTGATGTCACCCTGCCAATCATGTCCAAAGAGGAGGTACGAGCTGTGATTGACAAGTGGGCAGAGATTAATGTAGATCTGGGGAAGAAATACACATGGGTGCAG atttttgaaaataaaggtAGTATTAATGGATGTTCTAATCCACACCCTCACTGTCAG gtttggGCCAGTTCCTTCTTACCTAATGAACCAATGGTAAAAGATAGAACACAGAAACAGTATTATACAAAACATGGAGCACCAATGTTAGTAGATTATGTTAAAAAAGAACTTCAAAAACAG GAGAGAATAGTTTTACAGAATGATCATTGGGTGTGGTTAGTACCATACTGGGCTGTGTGGCCTTATGAAACCATGCTATTACCACGACGACATGTACTTAGGATAGAAGACTTAACAAGTGAAGAAAGAGATG ctTTAGCGGACATAACCAAAGAATTGTTGACAAAGTATGATAACATGTTTGAAGTTTCTTTCCCCTATTCCATGGGATGGCATG GTGCACCAACAGGACCACAATTGAAGGGAGATAATCAACATTGGCAGTTACATGCCATGTATTATCCCCCTTTATTGAGATCAGCAACAGTCAAGAAATTTATGGTTGGCTATGAAATGTTGGCACAACCTCAGAGGGATCTTACAGCTGAACAG gcAGCAGAGAAACTCAGAAACCTACCAGATATACATTACAAACTTAAATAA